The Coccidioides posadasii str. Silveira chromosome 5, complete sequence genome has a segment encoding these proteins:
- a CDS encoding uncharacterized protein (EggNog:ENOG410PK2D~COG:S~BUSCO:992at33183), with amino-acid sequence MKSVIYDRLLQRELGKPGSYAGIRGIYGDKLWVDDMDIVNELGGHTGCVNALNWSTSGKLLASGSDDQHVNIYSYQPESTTSPFFLNTTILTGHSANIFSVKFMPHSNDRTLISCAGDSEVRVFDIEYSGRSANTAVASARSRRFNNFFNGMWYLTEGNTNCRVYRSHADRVKRIVTESSPYLFLTCSEDGEVRQWDLRQPSSAYPSPRGGQGFMAYRPGLHHDDSNVPPPLISYKKYHIDLNTISCAASQPHYIALGGAHLHCFLHDRRMMGRDLLEERGQTGSLSGISSHDDEVMGQATRCVRRFAPNGQKKMRSRDNGHITACKISYANPNEMIVSWSGDHIYSFDLIRSPDARDGGEDRQSNQQEGSGSGRAKKDKNRKRKRGKAVSPTSLASSTRHQSRLRSEDGHGGEDMSFRVRYGNGESEDIPLDSLSGSRATDVPEDVLERARESVLNEAQKLSLRIAKGLVEIRKLLFSVDRPMREFAEASPASGPTPYTASFTSVLGYAATYLPEMDEVIRTWRYPLNPSHDDVLFQQALRRNRESSRRFVQASGTLARVLGGRLQTATGGESPQLALFRKIGPAPTEDGMIDPSSQFGYDFLKAILLWLEGGRQAILEGFKRRGVSRRDADRFPLLESAEDEAIEETLIPYFRELAGTEPIVNVDASRFEHNESRILFESQSSAVEAFAQAIRVPLEDLVVSAAARQAEDGDGSDTRTILSLDKNAAIRFWGLKVGRGILMEVGEGVNFEFVNRAFGGLRTVIEEDEDEDDGRERLQEDIDPDEEEEPISEVRLITGRSSSSRRRHHDTSEQNAEPQETSATNATEHSEDQRASVETDEEEDDEDDSEELDEDDEEEDDDDDDDEDDDERDTSESDEEEGRLFIRNSSSGRRRGVESHVPCSSHLSVYRGHCNIKTVKDVNYFGLNDEYVVSGSDCGNIFIWDRKTSDLVNILSGDSDVVNVVQGHPYEPTLAVSGIDNTIKIFSPDARAQHDASVGINIADPDAQANIVAGNPAGGNRTERSALGLRSRKRMQDSYQITSQNDVNRQGGMNEAFITRSMLARLAASLRERQAIRVGFNTTEGEEGGRIVLDENCNLM; translated from the exons ATGAAGTCGGTTATCTACGACCGCCTGCTGCAGCGGGAACTGGGGAAGCCCGGGTCCTATGCTGGAATTCGCGGGATCTACGGTGATAAACTCTGGGTCGATGATATGGATATTGTAAATGAGTTGGGTGGGCACACAGGCTGTGTGAATGCTTTAAA TTGGTCTACCTCTGGAAAGCTTCTCGCATCGGGATCTGACGATCAGCATGTTAATATCTACTCATACCAGCCAGAATCTACGACCTCCCCATTCTTCCTTAATACTACGATCCTTACCGGTCATTCAGCGAATATATTCTCTGTCAAGTTCATGCCGCACTCAAATGATCGGACGCTGATATCGTGCGCTGGAGATTCAGAGGTTCGCGTGTTTGATATTGAATATTCCGGACGGTCCGCAAACACTGCTGTGGCATCTGCCAGAAGTCGGAGATTCAACAATTTCTTTAATGGAATGTGGTATCTGACAGAGGGAAATACGAACTGCAGAGTCTACAGATCCCATGCGGATCGTGTTAAGCGCATAGTGACGGAGTCGTCTCCTTATTTGTTTCTTACGTGCTCGGAAGATGGAGAAGTTAGGCAGTGGGATTTACGGCAACCTTCCTCAGCTTATCCGTCTCCTCGAGGTGGGCAAGGATTCATGGCGTACAGACCCGGTTTACACCATGATGATTCCAATGTCCCGCCACCTCTCATCTCGTACAAAAAGTACCATATCGATTTGAACACCATTTCTTGTGCTGCAAGTCAACCCCATTACATTGCTCTTGGTGGCGCACATCTTCACTGCTTCCTACACGACCGGCGGATGATGGGAAGAGACTTATTGGAAGAAAGAGGACAAACGGGAAGCCTCTCTGGCATTTCCTCCCACGATGATGAAGTCATGGGACAGGCGACCAGATGTGTTCGAAGATTTGCTCCAAATGgccagaagaagatgagaagcCGCGATAATGGCCATATCACAGCGTGTAAAATCAGCTATGCCAACCCTAACGAGATGATAGTGAGTTGGTCTGGTGATCATATCTACAGCTTCGACCTTATTCGCAGTCCCGACGCTCGAGATGGAGGGGAAGATAGGCAGTCGAACCAGCAGGAAGGCTCAGGGTCCGGCAGGGCGAAGAAGGACAAgaatagaaaaagaaagcgaGGGAAGGCCGTGTCACCAACTTCCTTAGCCAGTAGTACCAGACATCAATCACGGCTTAGGTCCGAGGATGGACACGGTGGCGAAGACATGTCATTCAGGGTTAGGTACGGGAATGGCGAATCCGAAGACATTCCACTCGATTCACTCTCCGGCTCCAGAGCGACTGATGTCCCTGAAGATGTGTTGGAGAGAGCAAGGGAGTCTGTTTTGAACGAGGCGCAGAAACTGAGTCTCCGCATTGCAAAGGGCCTTGTTGAAATTCGAAAGCTCTTATTCTCAGTAGACCGCCCCATGAGAGAATTTGCAGAGGCATCACCAGCCTCTGGACCAACGCCGTATACGGCTTCGTTTACGTCAGTTCTCGGATATGCTGCAACTTATCTCCCGGAAATGGACGAAGTGATAAGGACTTGGAGATACCCTCTTAACCCTTCTCACGATGACGTTCTCTTCCAGCAAGCATTGCGTAGAAACCGCGAATCATCCAGAAGATTTGTTCAGGCGTCAGGAACGCTTGCAAGGGTCTTAGGAGGGCGATTACAAACTGCAACTGGTGGCGAAAGCCCTCAGCTGGCGCTGTTTCGTAAAATTGGCCCTGCGCCCACAGAGGATGGTATGATTGATCCTTCATCACAGTTTGGATATGACTTCCTCAAAGCTATTCTACTGTGGCTTGAAGGGGGCCGACAAGCGATATTGGAAGGTTTCAAGCGACGTGGTGTCAGTCGACGCGATGCTGACAGGTTTCCATTGCTTGAAAGTGCTGAGGATGAGGCTATTGAAGAGACGTTGATTCCATATTTCCGGGAGCTCGCTGGTACCGAGCCAATCGTTAACGTTGACGCTTCGAGGTTCGAGCATAATGAATCCCGCATCTTGTTTGAGTCTCAGTCCAGTGCTGTCGAGGCGTTCGCGCAAGCAATTAGAGTTCCACTAGAAGACCTTGTCGTATCTGCTGCCGCACGTCAAGCCGAGGATGGAGATGGTTCGGACACCCGAACGATTCTTTCTCTTGATAAGAATGCTGCGATCAGATTCTGGGGCTTGAAAGTTGGGAGAGGCATCTTGATGGAAGTGGGCGAAGGTGTCAATTTTGAATTCGTTAACCGTGCCTTTGGTGGTTTACGAACTGTcattgaagaagatgaggatgaagacgACGGTAGGGAAAGGTTACAAGAGGACATAGACccagatgaagaagaggaaccGATCTCAGAGGTCCGATTGATAACAGGTCGGTCTTCTTCGAGTCGGCGACGACATCATGACACGAGTGAACAGAATGCAGAGCCGCAAGAGACATCAGCTACCAATGCGACTGAACACTCAGAAGATCAAAGGGCTAGTGTTGAGActgatgaggaagaagatgacgAGGACGATTCTGAAGAGCTGGATGAGGAcgatgaggaggaggatgatgatgatgatgatgacgaagaCGATGATGAGAGAGATACCTCTGAAagtgatgaagaagagggaCGACTATTTATCCGGAATTCATCTAGTGGCCGACGACGAGGGGTGGAGAGCCATGTTCCTTGCTCTTCACATTTAAGCGTTTACCGAGGACATTGCAATATCAAAACAGTCAAAGATGTGAACTATTTTGGATTGAATGATGAATATGTTGTTAGCGGCAGCGACTGTGGAAACATCTTCATTTGGGATCGAAAGACATCGGATTTAGTCAATATCCTTTCTGGTGACAGTGATGTCGTGAATGTTGTGCAAG GCCATCCATACGAGCCAACTTTGGCTGTATCCGGGATCGACAACACCATTAAGATATTCTCACCGGATGCCCGAGCACAACATGATGCCAGCGTTGGTATCAACATCGCTGATCCCGATGCACAGGCTAATATTGTTGCTGGAAATCCTGCTGGAGGCAACCGAACCGAACGTAGTGCGCTAGGGCTTAGGAGCAGGAAGCGCATGCAAGACAGCTATCAAATCACTAGCCAAAACGATGTGAACCGACAAGGTGGAATGAACGAAGCATTCATCACG AGAAGCATGCTGGCCCGATTAGCCGCTTCGCTGAGGGAAAGACAAGCCATCAGGGTTGGGTTCAACACCACCGAGGGGGAGGAAGGGGGGAGGATTGTGTTGGATGAGAACTGTAAT TTAATGTAA
- a CDS encoding uncharacterized protein (EggNog:ENOG410PM06~BUSCO:4291at33183), which translates to MVSRNHFLDPELVSKRVKATDSLLNDTHNPIRHLERGKIHLALGFPDLAATDAYRALTLFDSVLDSESEFPARKRIVPDALWNCAVYVDEQSEPNSDASANDSDVSIGSDEDEASESDSEFEDVTLSDYHEHIGNVYTLLVASLAQCGCMRDAYDFCIQGLKLEYGAEGNLAQPFLEKSIKEIQDAYVNQRRLRAGPDVRDGDIQFDPAGLQVQGHARRVVYPWNAHEPDRNSPEIVRFLNERLQNIAPKCEVRTVNLPALHGLEADAENDSNPENREEVSVQLGLFAKEDIIPGETILHESSMLTATNRLHDDLCDACNSPLPELGSAEPSVACDNCDDTVFCSERCYKLACETYHGAICGEEGLASIGKDIQNPKDKADYLYLLLVARAFAMAETQKVHPLDLPEVKYIWGDFHRIEDDPCDAWAGRLPPPSATLPFSFQLNILQPMRILEEMGLDPFDSLRTYDTWVVNTLYAKFRGTASGRLSTWDGGPEVCAVHPLWCLANHSCDPNVRWEWGGEITFVARNETERVQWGSSEESERRKNDRGGFAIKKDEEILNHYCDLALVVKERREWAMGALGGPCQCSRCVWEESQS; encoded by the coding sequence ATGGTTTCAAGGAACCATTTCTTGGACCCAGAACTTGTCTCCAAGCGAGTAAAGGCTACGGATTCACTCCTCAATGACACTCATAACCCGATCCGACATCTGGAACGTGGAAAAATCCACCTCGCTCTGGGATTCCCTGATCTTGCCGCCACCGATGCGTATCGTGCGCTGACTCTGTTTGACAGCGTTCTTGATTCAGAGAGTGAATTTCCTGCCCGAAAGAGGATTGTGCCTGATGCTCTATGGAACTGCGCTGTTTATGTGGATGAGCAGTCGGAGCCTAACAGCGATGCGAGTGCCAATGATAGTGACGTTTCAATTGGAAGCGACGAAGATGAAGCGTCTGAGTCTGATTCTGAATTTGAAGACGTCACGTTGAGCGACTATCATGAGCACATCGGCAATGTCTACACGCTGTTAGTCGCAAGTCTTGCGCAGTGTGGGTGCATGAGAGATGCGTATGACTTTTGCATTCAGGGATTGAAGCTTGAATATGGAGCGGAGGGGAATTTGGCACAACCATTCTTGGAAAAATCTATAAAAGAAATTCAGGATGCCTATGTCAATCAGCGACGGTTACGAGCTGGCCCTGATGTTAGAGATGGGGATATCCAATTCGATCCAGCGGGTCTACAGGTCCAAGGACACGCAAGGAGAGTTGTGTATCCATGGAACGCCCATGAGCCAGATCGGAATTCCCCTGAAATAGTGAGATTTTTAAATGAGAGGTTGCAGAACATAGCACCAAAATGTGAGGTCCGAACCGtgaatctacctgcattaCACGGCTTGGAGGCCGATGCGGAAAATGACTCGAATCCCGAGAATAGGGAAGAGGTCTCTGTGCAATTGGGACTCTTCGCGAAGGAAGATATTATCCCTGGCGAAACCATACTGCACGAGTCATCGATGTTAACCGCCACGAATCGTTTACATGATGATCTCTGCGATGCATGCAATAGCCCGCTGCCAGAACTTGGTTCTGCAGAACCATCAGTGGCATGCGATAATTGCGATGATACAGTTTTCTGCAGCGAAAGGTGCTACAAACTTGCGTGCGAAACCTACCATGGCGCTATATGCGGAGAGGAAGGCTTAGCCTCGATAGGGAAAGACATTCAAAACCCAAAGGACAAGGCAGATTACCTGTATCTCCTCCTAGTCGCTCGCGCCTTTGCTATGGCAGAGACGCAGAAAGTTCATCCCCTGGACCTCCCAGAGGTGAAATATATCTGGGGAGATTTCCACCGGATCGAAGATGACCCATGCGACGCCTGGGCAGGGAGGCTCCCTCCACCCTCCGCAAcccttcccttttctttccaaTTAAACATCCTTCAACCCATGCGCATCCTCGAGGAAATGGGCCTTGATCCGTTCGACTCACTGCGAACCTACGATACCTGGGTCGTAAACACCCTATATGCCAAATTCCGTGGCACAGCCTCCGGTCGCTTATCTACGTGGGACGGTGGACCCGAAGTGTGTGCAGTCCACCCGCTCTGGTGCCTAGCAAATCACAGCTGCGATCCAAATGTGCGCTGGGAGTGGGGAGGTGAGATCACTTTCGTGGCGAGGAACGAGACGGAGAGAGTGCAGTGGGGTAGCTCGGAAGAAAGCGAGCGAAGGAAAAATGATCGTGGGGGATTTGCCATTAAGAAAGATGAAGAGATCTTAAATCATTACTGTGACTTGGCATTGGTAGTAAAGGAAAGAAGGGAGTGGGCTATGGGCGCATTGGGCGGGCCCTGCCAGTGCTCAAGATGCGTTTGGGAAGAATCTCAGTCGTGA
- a CDS encoding uncharacterized protein (EggNog:ENOG410PJ15~COG:Z~BUSCO:12121at33183), protein MVTPNTTPYKPSPLSFGSPRSSPFRRQSAASSPTTVRPNVSASPGNNQTTPSQSPSMLNQLPTAKEEDVFAKVSGLPSTPRFSGLHPSPTRGASPQSPEFTNPTSFKARESQSVNSDVLSRLPAAQLREMREAFQVLDRDNDGQINKEDVANILNNLGRDSSASVTAAYFPPGAPRAMNLPTYLNTIAALLTPLSDPQELLNAFAAFDEDDSGQIDLAELRDALLNTLPEGDERRLTEREIDEVVFGFTGRRAFGTKGAKTANLNASRHRAEVFRYQDFVTNLTGPSQGTKNSVAKA, encoded by the exons ATG GTGACGCCTAACACGACTCCATATAAGCCATCTCCGCTATCCTTTGGATCACCCAGATCGTCTCCTTTCAGACGGCAGTCTGCCGCATCGTCTCCAACTACCGTCCGACCAAACGTGTCGGCAAGCCCCGGAAACAATCAAACGACGCCCAGTCAATCTCCAAGCATGCTAAATCAGCTACCTACggccaaagaagaagatgtcttCGCGAAGGTCAGTGGCTTGCCATCAACACCAAGATTTAGTGGTTTGCACCCATCACCTACCCGCGGTGCGAGTCCTCAATCCCCAGAATTCACCAACCCGACAAGCTTCAAAGCACGCGAAAGCCAATCGGTGAACAGTGACGTGCTGTCTAGACTGCCCGCAGCACAGCTGCGAGAGATGCGCGAGGCTTTTCAAGTCTTAGATCGAGACAATGACGggcaaataaataaagaagacgTAGCTAATATCCTGAATAATTTGG GCCGGGACTCGTCCGCGTCCGTGACTGCAGCATACTTCCCGCCGGGAGCACCACGGGCGATGAACCTTCCTACATATTTAAATACAATAGCAGCCTTACTTACACCTTTGTCCGACCCTCAAGAACTTCTTAATGCATTTGCAGCTTTCGATGAGGACGACAGCGGGCAGATTGACCTCGCTGAACTCAGAGATGCCCTGCTTAACACTCTTCCAGAAGGCGATGAAAGAAGGCTGACAGAAAGGGAGATTGACGAAGTTGTTTTCGGGTTTACCGGGAGACGCGCTTTTGGTACAAAGGGTGCAAAAACGGCTAATCTGAATGCATCAAGACACCGCGCAGAAGTGTTTCGCTACCAGGACTTTGTCACGAATCTGACGGGGCCGAGCCAGGGTACAAAGAACTCTGTGGCGAAAGCTTAA
- a CDS encoding uncharacterized protein (EggNog:ENOG410PFKT~COG:U~BUSCO:7434at33183) has product MASPKSQSQLQLPPLPNLSTPQPARTLRRFQSHQNLSTKPQSLSTPLRGQSHRGSLNQQSDQNANQNNTQTATATTPVHGRHRSNSDVTSPTAMRTMTQKSRSSTRKSGSMGFPGKRSGLELLLRDGPPGNDLVAGLDELRYLILSNRVDADGDGMSTHRIYVWLALLNIPPLPTDEYLSLVHRGRSPAYAKIRNDTFRTLATDPLFKRRVTEASLIRLLNAVAWKIHDSKGGGSSRGKQPTSMVSNSRRHSSKLSMDALPSPISEYPASPSSTQTNIADTAIYVQGMNVLCAPFLYASRSEVEAFALFHHFITQECPGYIRGAMDGVHKGLKLVDKCLEVVEPKLANHLFSKGMHAELYAFPSVLTLCACTPPLPEVLHLWDFLFAYGPHLNILCIVAQLIRMRDTLLGTSSPNKLLRSFPSLDAKDIIALAVLIVRKIPEDLYEQLVQHAK; this is encoded by the exons ATGGCGTCTCCCAAGTCCCAATCCCAGCTACAACTCCCGCCTTTGCCAAATCTTTCAACGCCACAGCCCGCGCGTACCCTGAGACGGTTCCAATCGCATCAGAACCTGTCAACAAAGCCGCAATCCCTCTCAACTCCATTGCGAGGGCAATCCCATCGCGGCTCGTTAAACCAGCAATCCGACCAGAATGCAAATCAGAATAACACGCAGACTGCCACGGCGACGACGCCTGTACATGGCCGCCACCGGTCAAATAGCGATGTTACGAGTCCCACTGCGATGAGGACAATGACCCAGAAGTCTCGTTCTTCGACCAGAAAATCGGGATCAATGGGATTTCCGGGAAAACGATCTGGGCTTGAGCTGTTGCTGCGAGATGGACCACCAGGGAATGACCTTGTCGCTGGATTGGATGAGTTAAGATATCTTATTTTGTCTAATAGAGTGGATGCTGATGGAGATGGCATG TCTACACATCGCATCTACGTTTGGCTAGCTCTTCTTAAtattcctcctcttcctaCCGACGAATATCTCTCCCTCGTTCACAGAGGACGCTCACCGGCCTATGCCAAAATCCGTAATGACACTTTTCGCACACTCGCTACGGATCCTTTGTTCAAACGCCGGGTCACGGAAGCCAGTCTAATTCGCCTACTCAACGCTGTGGCCTGGAAAATCCACGATTCAAAAGGAGGAGGATCCTCAAGGGGAAAGCAGCCAACGTCAATGGTGTCCAATAGTAGGCGACACTCAAGTAAATTATCCATGGATGCACTTCCTTCGCCAATTTCAGAATACCCTGCGTCTCCCTCATCTACCCAAACAAACATCGCAGATACAGCAATATACGTGCAGGGTATGAATGTTCTCTGTGCTCCCTTCCTTTACGCATCACGAAGCGAAGTCGAAGCCTTCGCCCTGTTTCACCACTTCATCACACAAGAATGCCCAGGATATATCCGCGGTGCCATGGACGGGGTGCACAAGGGTTTAAAATTGGTAGACAAATGTCTCGAAGTGGTCGAGCCCAAGTTGGCCAATCACCTATTCAGCAAGGGCATGCATGCCGAGCTGTATGCATTTCCATCGGTGCTCACATTATGCGCGTGCACGCCACCTCTCCCGGAGGTTCTGCATCTGTGGGATTTCCTTTTCGCGTATGGGCCGCATTTGAATATCCTGTGCATCGTGGCTCAGTTAATTAGAATGCGCGATACGTTACTGGGCACTTCTAG TCCCAATAAACTTCTCAGATCGTTCCCTTCCCTTGATGCGAAAGATATCATTGCTCTTGCTGTTTTAATTGTGAGGAAGATTCCTGAGGATTTATATGAACAGCTCGTCCAACATGCCAAATAG
- a CDS encoding uncharacterized protein (EggNog:ENOG410PFID~COG:S~BUSCO:2457at33183) — translation MSTTLSQRPSINGSLHEKHRSVSSFPASVHSSSPNFDSPRKLRSQTSLGRRSPTSSQESTGPRSVHSYSSFQKGKRRYKSQYPADSPELHVEYILVASFHVDRGPIMEHQYPAAISGDEHMLAELMLPDQTHVRSQDWTMFFLHRDAGSEDENEYGDDSQGQAEKAVDEAKEDSQDGHDQTEDEEATDDDGDDDDEEAGDGPPLMYVLNLVNTKQDNSVKRGAVVKAMAICTRHSFLHIYKPLLLLALEDYFKSPYQETLATLYDSLNAMDLSLMPRLSYLERHILQATDVKDMFIEKFERMIKQRLADDRAVYELEGGDPSSFVPAKYTLPRDTHEFESKIIYNEIAIPVKVPTAVSPETVGDFSLIKLIQTFSNPHSASPQAFPLHPHLTTSGPFTHPIMVLVNALLTQKRVIFLGHNRPSGEVAEAVLAACALASGGILRGFTRHAFPYTDLTKIDELLKVPGFVAGVTNPAFGNHHEWWDLLCDLPSGRMKISSRIEPAPVTEGTQFFQQHAPVTTSSILGGGSSSSSDPPGDNNFMEDIMRSISSRHGEGAIRAKWRAYITKFTRISATFEEVVYGATALYVMGPGEDAAEAQSPVQPNQSDPSYLRGHGYVWPDENTKHRGLAAWVNRIEGWRNTRSYYYFIQDTAALYPISKPVQSLDLHHHHDRLRSLKLSSAESGAIYLAFSNAIQDYNSICQLISIAPESQAGLFYISLGLFHPDAVVRTATLGLLERIAAHEAGRHLWAQLSRFTKVAYVRMKRDKDTDHESMDLQSADSSVTKHFHGSHEFKARRS, via the exons ATGTCTACTACATTGTCCCAGCGGCCGTCCATCAACGGCTCTCTTCACGAGAAGCACCGGTCTGTTTCGTCATTCCCCGCATCCGTCCACTCCTCAAGCCCGAATTTCGACAGCCCCAGGAAACTCCGCTCCCAGACCTCTCTCGGCCGGAGGTCTCCCACCAGCTCGCAGGAGTCCACGGGACCACGGTCTGTGCATTCATACAGTAGTTTTCAGAAAGGGAAGCGGAGGTACAAGTCTCAGTACCCTGCCGATTCTCCAGAACTCCATGTAGAGTACATCCTCGTCGCTTCATTCCACGTGGATCGTGGACCGATTATGGAGCATCAATACCCAGCTGCAATCAGCGGTGATGAGCATATGTTGGCGGAGCTGATGTTGCCAGATCAAACCCACGTCCGGAGCCAGGACTGGACCATGTTTTTCCTTCACAGAGACGCTGGATCGGAAGACGAGAATGAATACGGAGACGACTCTCAGGGACAAGCGGAGAAGGCCGTGGACGAGGCGAAGGAAGACAGTCAGGACGGCCACGACCAGACGGAGGATGAGGAGGCGACCGACGATGATGgtgacgacgacgatgaggAAGCCGGTGATGGTCCGCCATTAATGTATGTTCTTAATCTTGTCAACACCAAACAAGACAACTCTGTGAAACG TGGAGCTGTTGTCAAGGCCATGGCAATTTGTACACGGCATTCTTTTCTTCACATATACAAG CCACTGCTTTTACTGGCATTGGAGGATTACTTCAAATCGCCTTATCAAGAGACACTAGCCACACTATACGACTCCCTAAACGCCATGGACCTCTCCCTTATGCCACGGCTTTCGTACCTCGAGCGGCATATTCTCCAAGCTACCGATGTGAAAGATATGTTCATTGAGAAGTTCGAACGAATGATCAAGCAGCGCTTGGCAGACGATCGAGCTGTATATGAACTGGAAGGAGGCGACCCAAGCTCCTTCGTCCCTGCAAAGTATACGCTCCCACGAGATACCCATGAGTTTGAATCTAAAATCATTTATAATGAAATTGCCATTCCTGTCAAGGTTCCCACGGCTGTCTCTCCGGAGACTGTGGGTGACTTTTCCTTGATTAAGTTAATACAGACGTTTTCCAATCCACATTCTGCCTCTCCACAGGCCTTCCCCCTTCACCCTCACCTGACAACGAGTGGCCCATTTACTCATCCCATCATGGTCCTAGTCAACGCATTGCTTACTCAAAAACGAGTGATCTTTTTGGGCCACAATCGGCCGTCTGGAGAAGTTGCTGAAGCAGTCCTGGCGGCCTGTGCACTCGCTTCTGGGGGGATTCTTCGAGGATTTACTCGCCATGCCTTTCCCTATACCGATTTAACGAAGATTGACGAGCTACTTAAAGTTCCCGGGTTCGTGGCTGGTGTCACCAACCCAGCCTTCGGCAATCATCATGAGTGGTGGGACCTGTTATGCGACTTGCCTAGCGGCCGTATGAAGATTAGCAGCCGTATTGAACCTGCCCCGGTCACAGAAGGCACACAATTCTTTCAGCAGCATGCCCCCGTCACGACTTCTTCCATCCTTGGTGGCGGTAGTTCCTCCTCCTCCGACCCTCCTGGTGACAACAACTTCATGGAAGACATTATGCGAAGTATCTCCTCACGACATGGAGAGGGCGCCATTCGAGCTAAATGGAGAGCGTATATTACCAAATTTACAAGAATTTCTGCGACGTTTGAGGAGGTAGTGTATGGAGCCACCGCGTTATACGTCATGGGTCCCGGTGAAGATGCTGCAGAGGCGCAGTCTCCTGTACAGCCAAACCAGTCTGATCCGTCGTATCTTCGGGGCCACGGCTATGTCTGGCCGGACGAAAACACCAAACACCGTGGACTCGCTGCGTGGGTAAACAGAATCGAGGGTTGGAGAAATACGAGGTCTTACTATTACTTCATCCAGGACACCGCCGCGTTGTATCCTATAAGCAAGCCGGTTCAAAGCCTCGACTTGCACCATCACCATGACCGCCTACGTTCTCTGAAATTAAGCTCCGCCGAGTCAGGAGCCATATATTTAGCGTTTTCAAACGCCATCCAGGATTATAATTCCATTTGTCAGCTGATATCTATTGCACCGGAGAGCCAAGCTGGCCTGTTCTATATTTCATTGGGATTGTTTCATCCTGACGCGGTGGTTCGAACCGCAACTCTTGGGTTGTTGGAACGAATAGCTGCACACGAGGCAGGACGGCACCTTTGGGCGCAGTTGAGCAGGTTCACCAAGGTGGCGTACGTGCGGATGAAGCGAGACAA